A single window of Pseudophryne corroboree isolate aPseCor3 chromosome 5, aPseCor3.hap2, whole genome shotgun sequence DNA harbors:
- the LOC134929379 gene encoding uncharacterized protein LOC134929379 codes for MASYMDREFTTGFIDVYRASECLWKVRSKDFSNRQKKDQAYRQLVEYSKAHNSDADLLWAKKKIANLRTVFKKEHTRVIESQRSGAGTDDVYQLTLWYYEQMKFLLEREAKLHGQGSLDKESPKTPEEEGTLNPESTPEVMNTSATEATELELSGEESAPSRSTAPPRRRQKNSSLSSDSASSSTVQFIQRAEEMLNRPPDFYRQFSNTIESQIRVMPETVFRTFRRIVFDVLRRAEDNDLSDDLDLMSNPVRRARNAPQSQYPYPQPYYYPPGNPPPQRPFFSPGPPPTPTLPTPPTSTLSTGLYSAMLSTQLPPEDEATFFNY; via the exons ATGGCTTCTTACATGGACCGGGAGTTCACAACTGGATTCATTGATGTGTATCGGGCCAGCGAATGTCTGTGGAAGGTCCGTAGCAAGGATTTTTCAAACAGACAGAAGAAGGATCAGGCCTACAGACAATTGGTGGAGTACAGCAAAGCCCATAACAGTGATGCTGATCTACTTTGGGCGAAGAAGAAGATAGCAAACTTGCGGACGGTGTTCAAGAAGGAACACACACGCGTGATCGAGTCTCAACGTTCAGGAGCCGGAACTGATGATGTTTACCAGCTGACGCTATGGTATTATGAACAGATGAAGTTCCTTTTGGAGAGAGAGGCGAAATTACATGGACAGGGTAGCCTGGATAAAGAGTCTCCTAAGACGCCAGAGGAAGAGGGGACCCTTAATCCG gaatctACCCCGGAGGTAATGAACACTTCCGCAACAGAGGCAACAGAACTGGAGCTCAGTGGTGAGGAGTCAGCACCATCTCGGTCGACAGCACCACCAAGGCGGAGACAAAAGAATTCATCATTGAGTTCCGATTCTGCATCCTCCAGCACGGTTCAATTTATCCAACGGGCAGAGGAAATGCTTAATAGGCCACCAGACTTCTATCGTCAATTTTCAAACACGATAGAATCTCAGATACGTGTAATGCCCGAAACTGTTTTTAGAACTTTCAGGCGCATAGTATTTGATGTATTGAGAAGGGCCGAGGATAATGACCTATCCGATGACCTGGATCTAATGTCAAATCCTGTGCGGCGCGCACgaaatgccccacagtcccagtatcCTTATCCCCAACCATACTATTATCCGCCGGGTAATCCTCCGCCACAGCGCCCTTTTTTTTCGCCGGGACCCCCACCTACACCCACTCTGCCCACTCCTCCCACCAGCACTTTGTCCACTGGATTGTACTCAGCAATGCTGAGTACACAGCTCCCCCCAGAGGACGAGGCTACTTTTTTCAattattaa